The following proteins are co-located in the Pedobacter sp. FW305-3-2-15-E-R2A2 genome:
- a CDS encoding glycoside hydrolase family 76 protein, with amino-acid sequence MRKLTKLIMVAGTFAGSMLLNSCEKDVFPLYNEAIVLTSYNYNGLADSLQRQLYSTYLSSNGNYLIQDNQGNTTFHYWPNAHVLDVLADGFLRTKDQVYVAKMKALLNGIRLQNGNAFPNDFYDDMGWLALSSLRAYDATKEEAYVQATNILWADMKKGITEVQGGGMGWSKGKPNFKNTPANGPAIILAARLYRLQNKAEDLQTAKTLYTWLKSTLVEPVTFTVWDGINYDGTGVISKNKYTYNVGLFMGAGLELYKTTKEKTYLDDAVKTAIAGINDVELAPGGLMKDEGQGDGGLFKGVWVRYLNLLVNEPDVPVADKEKLIKFMKYNAQTLYKQGISRPGLLISPAWNKAPQSKTDLTTQLSGMMLIEAAAQLSAAGILK; translated from the coding sequence ATGAGAAAGTTAACCAAACTGATCATGGTAGCCGGCACATTTGCCGGCTCCATGTTACTGAATTCATGCGAGAAGGACGTGTTTCCGCTTTACAACGAGGCGATTGTGCTAACGAGCTACAATTACAACGGACTGGCAGATTCCTTACAACGACAACTTTATAGTACTTATCTGTCCTCCAATGGAAATTACCTGATACAGGACAACCAGGGCAATACCACTTTTCATTACTGGCCCAATGCACATGTCTTGGATGTCCTGGCGGATGGCTTTCTGAGGACTAAAGATCAGGTTTATGTAGCAAAAATGAAGGCTTTGCTGAATGGCATTAGGCTGCAAAATGGCAATGCCTTTCCGAATGATTTTTATGATGATATGGGTTGGTTGGCCTTGTCGTCCCTGAGGGCCTACGACGCGACTAAAGAGGAAGCCTATGTTCAGGCGACGAATATTTTATGGGCGGACATGAAAAAAGGAATTACTGAGGTGCAGGGTGGCGGCATGGGATGGAGTAAGGGGAAGCCAAACTTCAAAAATACACCAGCCAACGGACCTGCAATTATTCTGGCGGCGAGGTTATACCGCCTGCAGAACAAAGCAGAAGACCTGCAGACTGCCAAAACGCTTTATACCTGGCTAAAAAGTACCTTGGTAGAACCGGTTACCTTTACCGTATGGGATGGAATTAACTATGATGGTACCGGCGTAATTTCGAAGAATAAGTATACCTATAATGTAGGGTTGTTTATGGGTGCCGGATTGGAGTTGTATAAAACAACCAAAGAGAAAACCTATCTGGATGATGCAGTTAAAACGGCAATTGCGGGCATCAATGATGTAGAGTTGGCTCCTGGTGGATTGATGAAAGATGAAGGACAGGGAGACGGAGGTTTATTTAAAGGGGTATGGGTTCGTTACCTGAATTTACTGGTCAATGAACCGGATGTTCCTGTAGCGGATAAAGAGAAGCTGATTAAATTTATGAAATACAATGCGCAGACCTTGTATAAACAGGGGATCAGCAGACCTGGATTGTTAATTAGCCCGGCCTGGAATAAAGCGCCCCAAAGTAAAACAGACCTGACCACTCAACTGAGTGGGATGATGTTAATAGAAGCGGCAGCACAATTAAGTGCGGCCGGAATTTTGAAATAA
- a CDS encoding glycoside hydrolase family 76 protein: MRNRRKIIFTVLVFMTGSVTPAAFAQKSDFEQHVSDINNNINLRLKDGETGLYFETTDAVQKENPHSWLWPLCALVQAANEMDVLYPKQEHLKPVVKAIDQYYSEKAPVAYQDYVTAERLSSRFYDDNQWVAIAYLDAYNRTKEKHYLKNAIMVYDYMITGMDDKAGGGLYWKEGDFSTKNTCSNAPAVLVALQLYRVTKEKKYLETALAVYNWTNKMLRSPEGLFYDHVKIPGGEIDRKFYTYNAGAMLQANALLYNITRNKKYLLEAQQIGKASKDYFYKNNRLPGHYWFNAVLLRGCIELYKIDRNQDWIDIFRNEAQRIWTAERDGANLIGKNTQKSLIDQAAMLEIYARLIQLEKQVK; this comes from the coding sequence ATGAGGAATAGAAGAAAAATTATATTTACTGTTTTGGTGTTCATGACCGGGTCTGTAACACCAGCTGCTTTTGCACAAAAGTCTGATTTTGAGCAGCATGTTTCGGATATCAATAACAACATCAATCTCCGGCTGAAAGACGGGGAAACAGGTCTCTATTTTGAAACTACGGATGCGGTACAGAAAGAAAACCCACATTCCTGGTTATGGCCGCTTTGTGCGCTGGTACAGGCAGCCAATGAAATGGATGTCTTATATCCTAAGCAGGAACACCTGAAGCCGGTAGTGAAAGCGATTGATCAGTATTATAGTGAAAAAGCGCCGGTAGCTTATCAGGATTATGTGACCGCAGAGCGGCTAAGTTCCCGTTTTTATGACGATAACCAATGGGTCGCTATTGCTTACCTGGATGCCTATAATCGCACTAAGGAGAAACATTATCTGAAGAACGCGATCATGGTCTATGATTATATGATCACAGGAATGGACGATAAAGCAGGTGGTGGTCTGTATTGGAAGGAGGGAGACTTTAGCACAAAAAATACCTGTTCCAATGCACCTGCAGTATTGGTGGCTTTGCAGTTGTATCGGGTTACAAAAGAAAAGAAGTATCTGGAAACGGCTTTGGCAGTGTACAACTGGACCAATAAAATGCTTCGTTCTCCGGAAGGCCTGTTCTATGATCATGTGAAAATACCCGGTGGCGAAATCGACCGCAAGTTCTATACTTACAATGCTGGTGCGATGCTTCAGGCCAATGCTTTGTTGTATAACATCACCAGGAATAAAAAATATCTGCTGGAAGCACAACAGATCGGCAAAGCGTCAAAAGACTATTTTTATAAAAACAATCGCTTACCCGGACATTATTGGTTTAATGCGGTACTGTTGAGAGGCTGCATCGAACTGTACAAAATCGACAGGAATCAAGACTGGATCGATATTTTCAGAAATGAGGCGCAACGAATCTGGACAGCCGAAAGGGATGGAGCGAACCTGATTGGAAAGAATACACAAAAGTCTTTAATTGATCAGGCCGCAATGCTGGAGATCTATGCCCGCCTGATACAGTTAGAAAAACAAGTTAAATAG
- a CDS encoding sugar-binding domain-containing protein translates to MNKLLSVAVLLLLGYSSLHAQEKKWTLNKDRIVTPWAEKVNPKAPLPDYPRPQLVRSQNWKNLNGLWSYAITPKDQKDPVNYQGSILVPFAVESALSGVAKTVGKDSVLWYKNTITIPAAMKGQEVLLHFGAVDWQAEIFVNGKSAGQHQGGFDPFTFNITSLLKKGGTQEIKVRVWDPTDEGPQPRGKQVRKPESIWYTPVTGIWQTVWLEGVPKTHIIATKQTPDIDAKTLTVSVNVESAQPGDQVRITAFEGKHQISQKEAALTEQLSLTIENPKLWSTKTPFLYDLKIELLRKGKVIDQADSYFAMRKSSMGKDQNGIQRMLLNNEFLFQYGPLDQGWWPDGLYTAPTEEAMIFDIIKTKEMGFNMIRKHIKVEPARWYYECDKLGMLVWQDMPSGDLGNHWEPNLGTMGGTDKNRTPESEAMYRKEWNKIMEVLHNFPSIVVWTPFNEAWGQFKTKEIAEWTKAKDPSRLVNSASGGNHVITGDIVDLHHYPEPKMPRPDLFGPTHAIVLGEFGGLGLPVPGHTWKEKDNWGYQSFKTANELFDKYDSFIRSIEGLIKKGLSAAVYTQTTDVEQETNGLMTYDRILKLPEAKVKAANDRLYLITP, encoded by the coding sequence ATGAACAAACTTCTATCTGTCGCAGTGCTGTTGCTGCTCGGTTATTCTTCATTACATGCGCAAGAAAAAAAATGGACGCTAAATAAAGATAGAATTGTAACGCCATGGGCAGAAAAGGTAAATCCTAAAGCGCCCCTGCCGGATTATCCCCGCCCACAATTGGTACGTTCACAAAACTGGAAAAACCTGAACGGCTTATGGAGTTATGCCATTACCCCTAAAGACCAAAAAGATCCTGTTAATTATCAAGGAAGTATTCTTGTACCCTTTGCAGTAGAATCGGCCTTGTCCGGTGTAGCAAAAACGGTAGGTAAAGACAGTGTATTATGGTATAAAAATACCATTACCATTCCTGCTGCCATGAAGGGTCAGGAAGTATTGCTGCATTTTGGTGCGGTAGACTGGCAGGCCGAAATCTTTGTGAACGGCAAAAGCGCCGGTCAGCATCAGGGAGGTTTTGATCCTTTTACCTTTAACATTACCAGCCTGCTTAAAAAAGGAGGAACACAGGAAATCAAAGTCCGGGTCTGGGACCCAACAGATGAAGGACCACAACCCAGAGGCAAACAGGTCAGAAAACCGGAAAGTATTTGGTATACCCCGGTTACCGGCATCTGGCAGACGGTTTGGCTGGAAGGCGTTCCAAAAACACATATCATTGCGACTAAACAAACTCCGGATATCGATGCAAAAACACTTACTGTAAGCGTAAACGTGGAATCTGCCCAGCCGGGGGATCAGGTGAGGATTACTGCATTTGAGGGGAAACATCAAATTTCCCAAAAAGAAGCAGCGCTTACGGAGCAGCTTTCTTTAACCATAGAAAATCCAAAACTATGGTCCACAAAAACACCTTTCTTATATGATCTGAAAATTGAATTGTTACGCAAAGGAAAGGTCATTGATCAGGCTGACAGCTATTTTGCAATGCGTAAATCATCGATGGGCAAGGATCAGAATGGCATCCAGAGAATGCTGCTTAACAACGAATTTCTCTTTCAATATGGTCCATTAGATCAGGGCTGGTGGCCGGATGGTTTATATACTGCGCCTACAGAAGAAGCCATGATCTTTGACATCATCAAGACCAAAGAAATGGGCTTTAATATGATCCGGAAGCACATCAAAGTAGAACCGGCAAGATGGTATTACGAATGCGACAAATTAGGGATGCTGGTATGGCAGGACATGCCTAGCGGTGACCTTGGTAACCATTGGGAACCTAACCTTGGCACAATGGGAGGGACGGATAAGAACCGTACTCCGGAATCAGAAGCGATGTACCGCAAAGAATGGAATAAAATCATGGAGGTCCTTCATAATTTCCCTTCAATTGTAGTCTGGACGCCATTTAACGAAGCCTGGGGACAATTTAAAACCAAAGAGATTGCAGAATGGACTAAAGCAAAAGATCCTTCCAGACTGGTAAACAGTGCAAGCGGAGGCAATCATGTGATCACCGGAGATATCGTGGATTTACACCATTATCCGGAACCAAAAATGCCAAGGCCAGACCTTTTTGGCCCTACACATGCCATCGTTTTAGGTGAATTTGGCGGACTGGGGCTACCGGTCCCGGGCCATACCTGGAAAGAAAAAGACAATTGGGGGTATCAATCGTTCAAAACTGCCAATGAGCTTTTCGATAAGTATGATTCCTTTATCCGAAGCATCGAAGGTTTAATCAAAAAGGGATTGTCTGCGGCGGTGTATACCCAGACCACCGATGTAGAGCAGGAAACGAATGGACTGATGACCTACGACAGGATCTTAAAACTGCCTGAAGCAAAAGTAAAAGCGGCTAACGACAGATTGTACCTGATCACGCCCTAA